One Desulfitibacter alkalitolerans DSM 16504 genomic window carries:
- a CDS encoding type II toxin-antitoxin system Phd/YefM family antitoxin, whose translation MYRIIPSADLRNKYSKIADFAKQNHEPIVLTKNGEGDLIVMSIELFQEKEMELQLYKRLSENKMDIAKGHFQSGTDLSKQLSRYIKNDNTNLLNELKETYLKKGEPTDV comes from the coding sequence ATGTATAGAATCATTCCAAGTGCCGATTTAAGAAATAAGTACTCGAAGATTGCTGACTTTGCAAAACAAAATCATGAACCAATTGTCTTAACTAAAAATGGTGAAGGTGACTTGATTGTTATGAGTATTGAATTGTTTCAAGAAAAAGAAATGGAGTTACAGCTTTATAAACGACTTTCAGAAAACAAAATGGATATTGCAAAAGGCCACTTCCAGTCTGGAACAGATCTTTCTAAACAATTAAGTAGATATATTAAAAATGATAACACTAACCTACTCAATGAGCTCAAGGAAACTTACCTTAAAAAGGGAGAACCGACAGATGTATAA
- a CDS encoding tetratricopeptide repeat protein, with translation MFIISLIQEKLYLNIFEVNPDDYATKIDYAISLLASEKPREALPILQSLPEELKENVQIISLIGSCFVEIDKPDLAIEALEKGPTRARKMDQDMMVFRYALGTAYKKAGLKDKALNTIPESLR, from the coding sequence TTGTTCATTATTTCTTTAATACAAGAAAAGCTATATCTGAATATATTTGAAGTTAACCCAGATGACTATGCAACAAAAATTGATTATGCCATTAGCCTGTTAGCCTCTGAAAAACCCAGAGAGGCACTGCCAATCCTTCAATCTTTACCAGAAGAATTAAAAGAAAATGTTCAGATTATCTCCCTTATTGGTAGTTGTTTTGTAGAGATAGATAAACCAGATTTAGCAATTGAAGCTTTGGAAAAAGGTCCTACTAGAGCTAGAAAAATGGACCAGGATATGATGGTATTTAGATATGCTTTAGGAACAGCTTACAAAAAAGCAGGATTAAAAGATAAAGCACTTAACACAATTCCAGAAAGTTTACGCTGA
- a CDS encoding type II toxin-antitoxin system PemK/MazF family toxin, whose product MYKQGDILLVPIPFSDLSSTKKRPVLVISNCDYNSRTSDVVVVAITSNIITRDYTILFSAEDLIEGTLKVNSCIRVDKIYSISQDIVLNKFGSVNEDVINKTIAKLIELIRN is encoded by the coding sequence ATGTATAAACAAGGGGATATATTATTAGTGCCAATCCCCTTTAGTGATTTATCATCTACAAAAAAGCGTCCAGTATTGGTAATATCTAATTGCGACTACAATAGTAGGACAAGCGATGTAGTTGTTGTTGCAATAACATCTAATATTATTACAAGAGACTACACTATTCTGTTTTCGGCAGAAGACTTAATTGAAGGAACATTGAAGGTGAATTCCTGTATTAGGGTAGATAAGATTTACAGTATTTCTCAAGATATTGTATTAAATAAGTTTGGATCTGTTAATGAAGATGTCATAAATAAAACAATAGCTAAATTAATTGAACTGATTAGAAATTAA
- a CDS encoding hotdog fold thioesterase — MNLENTILETLDIKIVDLNPERVVLSMPVGPKTRQPMGLLHGGASVVLAESAASIGAYLNVDPETQTAFGIEINANHLSSKKSGIVKAIATPIHRGKSTMVWQIEIVDEHDKKICISRCTIGIITKK, encoded by the coding sequence ATGAATTTAGAAAATACAATTCTTGAAACATTAGATATAAAAATTGTCGATCTCAATCCTGAGCGTGTTGTATTAAGTATGCCTGTTGGTCCTAAAACCAGGCAGCCAATGGGTTTGCTTCACGGAGGTGCATCTGTTGTTCTAGCAGAATCTGCAGCAAGTATTGGGGCATATTTAAATGTAGATCCTGAAACACAAACAGCCTTTGGAATAGAAATTAATGCTAACCACCTATCAAGTAAAAAAAGTGGTATTGTTAAGGCAATAGCTACACCAATACATAGAGGAAAATCAACAATGGTATGGCAGATTGAGATTGTAGATGAGCATGATAAAAAGATTTGTATATCACGTTGCACTATTGGAATTATTACCAAAAAATAG